A region from the Neurospora crassa OR74A linkage group V, whole genome shotgun sequence genome encodes:
- a CDS encoding glutamyl-tRNA synthetase, with translation MDEINPLPGNYHQALKLIDEAHAQDPRSVERKSGSVPFELDYAQHMTRWLAVREPRASPVLQLACRAQHFRRWEIPRSSYPMTRPGYLTWRAKLKSQAAKQVAELLADASIQPPLSQEEIDRVAALVRKEDLKTDSDTQVLEDVACLVFLDEQFEDFEKRADIDEEKMVGILRKTWGKMSPSGHALALQMHLSERAKILIEKALGV, from the exons ATGGATGAAATCAACCCCCTTCCCGGCAACTACCATCAAGCTCTCAAGCTTATCGACGAGGCACACGCCCAGGATCCGAGATCGGTCGAGAGGAAGTCCGGTTCCGTGCCGTTTGAGCTCGATTATGCCCAGCATATGACACGCTGGCTGGCGGTCAGGGAACCTAGAGCGTCGCCCGTTTTGCAACTTGCATGCCGGGCTCAGCATTTCCGAAG ATGGGAAATCCCGCGAAGCAGCTATCCCATGACTCGGCCCGGATATCTCACCTGGCGCGCCAAGCTCAAGTCCCAAGCGGCAAAGCAGGTGGCCGAGCTGCTCGCGGACGCTTCCATCCAGCCTCCGCTGAGCCAGGAGGAGATCGACCGGGTGGCCGCCCTGGTAAGGAAAGAGGATCTCAAGACCGATAGCGACACTCAGGTCCTTGAGGACGTCGCATGCCTAGTATTCCTGGACGAGCAGTTTGAAGATTTTGAGAAGCGGGCGGACATTGACgaggagaagatggtggGCATCTTGAGGAAGACATGGGGCAAGATGAGTCCGTCTGGACATGCGCTGGCCCTCCAGATGCACTTGAGCGAACGGGCTAAGATCCTGATCGAAAAGGCTTTGGGTGTTTAG